The Pseudomonas bijieensis DNA window CGATCATCGCGGCGGCCAAGCTCAGCCACCGCTACATCACCGACCGCCAATTGCCGGACAAGGCCATCGACCTGATCGACGAGGCGGCCAGTCGCATCCGCATGGAAATCGACTCCAAGCCTGAAGTGCTGGATCGGTTGGAGCGGCGACTGATTCAACTCAAGGTCGAATCCCAGGCCCTGAAGAAAGAAAGCGACGAAGCGGCGAAGAAGCGTCTGGAAAGGCTGCAGGAAGAAATCGTTCGCCATGAACGCGAGTATTCCGACCTCGAGGAAATCTGGAACTCGGAGAAAGCCGAAGTCCAGGGCTCGGCGCAGATCCAGCAGAAGATCGAACAGTCCCGCCAGGAGCTGGAAGCGGCGCGCCGTAAAGGCGACCTCAATCGCATGGCCGAGCTGCAGTACGGGGTGATCCCGGATCTGGAGCGCAGCCTGCAAATGGTCGACCAGCACGGCAAGAGCGAAAACCAGTTGCTGCGCAGCAAGGTCACCGAGGAAGAAATCGCCGAAGTGGTCTCCAAGTGGACCGGTATTCCGGTGTCGAAAATGCTCGAGGGCGAGCGTGACAAGCTGCTGAAGATGGAAAGCCTGCTGCACCAGCGCGTGATTGGTCAGGAAGAAGCGGTGGTGGCGGTGTCCAACGCCGTGCGCCGTTCCCGCGCCGGGCTGTCGGACCCTAACCGGCCGAGCGGTTCGTTCATGTTCCTCGGCCCTACCGGTGTCGGTAAGACTGAATTGTGCAAGGCGTTGGCCGAGTTCCTCTTCGATACGGAAGAGGCCATGGTGCGCATCGACATGTCCGAGTTCATGGAGAAACATTCCGTGGCACGGTTGATCGGTGCGCCACCAGGTTATGTCGGCTATGAAGAGGGTGGCTACCTGACCGAGGCTGTGCGGCGCAAACCGTACTCGGTGATCCTGCTCGATGAAGTCGAGAAGGCGCACCCGGATGTGTTCAACATCCTGCTGCAAGTGCTGGAGGATGGTCGCTTGACCGACAGCCACGGGCGCACGGTGGATTTCCGTAACACGGTGATCGTGATGACCTCCAACCTGGGCTCGACGCAGATCCAGGAACTGGTGGGTGACCGCGAGGCGCAGCGCGCTGCGGTGATGGATGCGATCTCTACCCACTTCCGGCCAGAGTTCATCAACCGGGTCGACGAAGTGGTGATCTTCGAGCCGTTGGCCCGCGATCAGATTGCCGGCATTACCGAGATCCAGTTGGGTCGCCTGCGCAGCCGTCTTACCGAGCGTGAGCTGAAACTGCAATTGAGCGATGAGGCATTGGACAAGTTGATTGCCGTGGGTTACGACCCGGTCTATGGCGCACGGCCGCTGAAGCGGGCGATCCAGCGCTGGATCGAAAACCCGCTGGCGCAGTTGATCCTGTCGGGTCGCTTCATGCCGGGTGAAACCGTGACCGGTACGGTGGAGAACGACGAAATCGTCTTCAACTGAAAGCCGGCATTGCCTGCAATTGGAATGGCCTCGCTTTGCGAGGCCATTTTTTTCATCAGGCCGTTGAACTCAAAGGAAAAGGCTTGTAAAGTGCGCCCCGCAGTCAGTCACCCCAAGGACGACTTCTCACTGAGAAGGAATCCAAAATAAGTTGCAAATCATTGTCTTGAAAGCAATTTAAGGGGTTGACAGAGGTTTTGAAGATTGTAGAATAGCGCGCCTCAGACACACGAACGCAGCGATGCGTAAGGGTAGAAGAGGTTGAAGCTAGCTTCAACGTTGTAACTTGAAATATCAGTTCCGTGATAGCTCAGTCGGTAGAGCAAATGACTGTTAATCATTGGGTCCCAGGTTCGAGTCCTGGTCACGGAGCCATTT harbors:
- the clpB gene encoding ATP-dependent chaperone ClpB; translation: MRIDRLTSKLQLALSDAQSLAVGLDHPGIEPAHLMQAMLEQQGGSIKPLLMQVGFDVNSLRKELAKELDQLPKIQNPTGDVNMSQDLARLLNQADRLAQQKGDQFISSELVLLAAMDENSKLGKLLLGQGVSKKALENAINNLRGGEAVNDANHEESRQALDKYTVDLTKRAEEGKLDPVIGRDDEIRRTIQVLQRRTKNNPVLIGEPGVGKTAIAEGLAQRIINGEVPDGLKGKRLLSLDMGALIAGAKYRGEFEERLKALLNELSKQEGQIILFIDELHTMVGAGKGEGSMDAGNMLKPALARGELHCVGATTLNEYRQYIEKDAALERRFQKVLVEEPSEEDTIAILRGLKERYEVHHKVAITDGAIIAAAKLSHRYITDRQLPDKAIDLIDEAASRIRMEIDSKPEVLDRLERRLIQLKVESQALKKESDEAAKKRLERLQEEIVRHEREYSDLEEIWNSEKAEVQGSAQIQQKIEQSRQELEAARRKGDLNRMAELQYGVIPDLERSLQMVDQHGKSENQLLRSKVTEEEIAEVVSKWTGIPVSKMLEGERDKLLKMESLLHQRVIGQEEAVVAVSNAVRRSRAGLSDPNRPSGSFMFLGPTGVGKTELCKALAEFLFDTEEAMVRIDMSEFMEKHSVARLIGAPPGYVGYEEGGYLTEAVRRKPYSVILLDEVEKAHPDVFNILLQVLEDGRLTDSHGRTVDFRNTVIVMTSNLGSTQIQELVGDREAQRAAVMDAISTHFRPEFINRVDEVVIFEPLARDQIAGITEIQLGRLRSRLTERELKLQLSDEALDKLIAVGYDPVYGARPLKRAIQRWIENPLAQLILSGRFMPGETVTGTVENDEIVFN